A genomic window from Engraulis encrasicolus isolate BLACKSEA-1 chromosome 14, IST_EnEncr_1.0, whole genome shotgun sequence includes:
- the ippk gene encoding inositol-pentakisphosphate 2-kinase — translation MELDKMDENDWKYHGEGNKSLVVSHVQHSRVLRLLKYPSQGAEHTQQTTEQAFRHIHSIVDFSKNVMKPLLGEEYVHSGEVVNLPLDFVRHLSLKVEQERPELRCDKVMDTFSGYALCLPNLTHLNSCHFDDHRIPLCVEIKPKCGFLPFSTHVTKECKRRVCRFCMHQHYKLANGKWKRQSRYCPLDLFSGNKQRMYIAIKHLLEEPQNNLKIFKGGELIFSCKDSGEQQPDLSSLVQQLRPYFTPHHASSGLYHRTHLAPKTVLHEFIQVVVSALLSSWGCGRSSEPKKTHPLPAEARSYCEAGTLHRDLHRHGNSGLPKDSVLGRILQAQMLDNLDIEGVYPLYKRVEQHLEEFPKERSRLQIDGPYNESFLEKVKSCPAEDDGSVDYAIGKVHHYRVAMTAKDCSVMITLAPSEEDEVLESSLEIQPTKRRLACSVSILDLDPKPYDSLPHQHKLDSKIVNYYLRSTTQNQHQHQHQHAPQELGTSPGTLTLLSERDDNCTLLFHPV, via the exons CATTCAAGAGTACTGCGGCTGCTGAAATATCCATCGCAGGGTGCAGAACACACCCAGCAG ACAACAGAACAGGCCTTTCGCCATATACACAGCATTGTGGATTTTAGTAAAAACGTCATGAAGCCTTTGTTGGGGGAGGAGTATGTTCACAGCGGC GAAGTTGTTAATCTCCCGCTGGATTTTGTGAGGCACTTGTCCTTGAAAGTGGAGCAGGAGAGACCAG AATTGCGGTGTGACAAAGTCATGGATACCTTCAGTGGATATGCACTGTGTCTACCCAATCTCACCCATCTGAACTCTTGCCACTTTGACGACCACAGAATTCCCCTTTGTGTAGAAATAAAG CCAAAATGTGGGTTTCTTCCTTTTTCGACACACGTCACCAAGGAATGCAAGCGCAGAGTGTGTCGGTTTTGCATGCACCAACATTACAAG CTGGCCAATGGGAAGTGGAAACGGCAGAGCCGATACTGCCCCTTGGACCTTTTCTCAGG GAACAAACAGAGAATGTATATTGCCATCAAACACCTTCTTGAGGAACCACAAAACAACTTAAAAATATTTAAA GGCGGAGAGCTGATCTTCAGCTGTAAGGATTCGGGGGAGCAGCAGCCCGATCTGAGCTCGCTGGTGCAGCAGCTGCGGCCCTACTTCACCCCCCACCACGCCTCCTCCGGACTCTACCACCGCACACACCTGGCACCCAAGACCGTGCTGCACGAGTTTATCCAG GTGGTGGTGAGCGCCCTGTTGAGCAGCTGGGGTTGTGGCCGCTCCTCCGAGCCCAAGAAGACACATCCACTCCCCGCTGAGGCACGCAGCTACTGCGAGGCTGGTACCCTGCACCGGGACCTGCACAGACACG GTAACAGCGGCTTGCCAAAAGACTCAGTCCTCGGCAGGATCCTGCAGGCCCAGATGCTGGATAACCTGGACATCGAAGGCGTCTACCCGCTCTACAAACGTGTGGAACAGCACCTGGAGGAGTTCCCCAAAGAAAG GAGTAGACTGCAGATTGATGGGCCGTACAATGAGAGCTTTCTGGAGAAAGTTAAAAGCTGTCCTGCTGAAGACGACGGCTCTGTGGACTACGCCATAGGAAAG GTGCATCACTACAGAGTGGCCATGACCGCCAAAGACTGCTCCGTGATGATCACACTGGCACCCTCTGAAGAGGATGAAGT TCTTGAATCCAGCCTTGAGATCCAGCCTACGAAGCGTCGGCTGGCGTGCTCCGTGTCCATCCTGGATCTGGACCCCAAGCCCTATGACTCGCTGCCCCACCAGCACAAGCTGGACTCCAAGATAGTCAACTACTACCTGCGGAGCACCACGCagaaccagcaccagcaccagcaccagcacgccCCCCAGGAGCTGGGCACCTCCCCTGGCACGCTCACGCTGCTGTCCGAACGCGACGACAACTGCACGCTGCTCTTTCATCCTGtctga